One Oceanispirochaeta sp. genomic window, TCTTGTCCATGCCCGCAGCCGGGAAGACGCCTTTGTTGAAGCCGGATACGGCGTGAACCGCAGGGACGTGATGCACAATGATTTTGTCATCCTTGGCCCTGTTTCAGACCCTGCCGGAATTAAAGGAATGACCACAGCCGCCGAAGCCCTTGCAGCCGTAGCCGCAGCAAAGCAGGATTTTCTTTCCAGGGGAGATGATTCGGGTACCCATACAAAAGAAAGAAGCCTCTGGAAAGCCGCCGGAATGACTCCCTCGGGTACATGGTATAAAGAAACCGGACAGGGCATGGGATCCGTACTCACCATGACGAATGAAGTTCAGGGTTATACCATCACCGACAGAGGAACCTGGCTGGCCATGAAGGAGAAGCTGGATCTTGTCATCCTTGTAGAAGGAGATCCCGTTCTGTTCAATCCATACGGTGTAATTGCGGTCAATCCGGATTTGCACAGCCATGTCAACTACGAAGGTGCCATGTCCTTTATCACCTTCCTGACAGGCCCTACCGGCCAGGCCATTATCCGGGACTTCAAAAAAAACGGAGAACCTCTCTTCTATGCGGATGCTTTAAAATAAAAT contains:
- a CDS encoding substrate-binding domain-containing protein, which encodes MSKKCKMSLLMLAHCVTLVLQLSAEGQYEESTHIKLATTTSTENTGLLAVLLPVFKEKTNIQVDVIAVGTGKAIAHGENGDVDLILVHARSREDAFVEAGYGVNRRDVMHNDFVILGPVSDPAGIKGMTTAAEALAAVAAAKQDFLSRGDDSGTHTKERSLWKAAGMTPSGTWYKETGQGMGSVLTMTNEVQGYTITDRGTWLAMKEKLDLVILVEGDPVLFNPYGVIAVNPDLHSHVNYEGAMSFITFLTGPTGQAIIRDFKKNGEPLFYADALK